The nucleotide sequence CCGTGCGGCTTACGCTCGCGTCAACTCGCGCCGGGATCGCCCCTTCTAAACCCGCCGCTTTTACCCAGGGCCCCGGCGGACACCGGGTCGCCACGGCCTTCGCCCGTGGGACCGCTACGGTGTGACGGGCTCACCAATACCGACCGCCGGCAAGGCGGCGGCCGGCTTATTCGACCGTAAACGAGCGGCTGCTAGGACTGCTGGGCCGGGGGCCCGCTGACCAAGTTCCAGTCATCCACGCCGGGCACGTTGGGAGCCTCGGCTGAGGAGGTCGTGAGGGTACGTCCCTTGCTGGGCGAGAACCACACCCACTCCACCGCGCCCTGCCCGAGCGCCTCGGCGGCCTCGCCCATCTCCGGGCCCGACTCGCCGGTCTCCTTCCGCTCCGCCTTGCGTGCCTTCTTGGCCTCCTGCTTGGCCTTGCGCGCGTCTTCCTTCCGGCGCCGGTCGCCGCGGTACATCCCAGGACGTCCCGCCATCCGCTCCCCCTTAGGCTGCCTGCATCCTCAGGATCAGGTCCGCCGCCTACCGCCGATCATGATACCCGGGGCCTCGGCGTTACCGCCAACATTTCTGGGCGCCGACCTGCTTTCCATGTGGTCGCCTCGCCTTGCGGCTGCGGCTCCCCCTCCCACTACATGACAGGCCCGATGATCCAGGGGGCGAACTCCTCTTCGCCGACGCCGGAGAGCTCGCTCTTGGAGCGCTTGCCGGAGGCGACCGCCACGATCTCCTCGAAGATCTGCCGCCCGACTTCCGGGAGCGGCGTGCCCTCGAGGATGACGCCGCAATTGATGTCCATGTCCTCCTGCATGTGGCGGTACATGAGCGAGTTGGTCGCGAGCTTGATGGACGGCACGGGCTTGCAGCCGAAGACCGAGCCGCGGCCCGTGGTGAAACAGATCAGGTTACAGCCGCCCGCCACGAGCCCCGTGATGGACACCGGATCATGACCCGGCGTGTCCATGAACACGAAGCCGCGCGTGGTAATGGCCTCGCCGTAGAGGAAGACGTCCATCATGGGTGTAGTCCCGCCCTTGGAGACGCCGCCCAGGCTCTTCTCGAAGACCGTGGTGATACCGCCTGCCTTATTGCCCGGCGCGGGGTTGTTGTCCATGCGCTCGATGCCGCGGCAGTACCACTCCCACCACTTGTAGCGGTCGATGAGCTTTTTTGCGACGCCTTCGCTCACGGCGCGCCGGATGAGCAAATGCTCGGCGCCGTAGATCTCGGGCGTCTCCGCCAGCACGCCGGTGCCGCCGTAGCGAACCAGCTCATCCACCGCCCAGCCCAGCGCGGGGTTGGCGGTAATGCCGCTGTTGCCGTCGGAGCCGCCGCAATTGGTCGCCAGCGTGATCTCGGAGACCGGCTGCTTCGACCGCTGCGCCGCATTTGCCATGGGCAGGAGCTTGGCGACCTCGGCCGCGGCCTTCTCGACGGTCTTCTTGATGCCGCCCGCCTCCTGAATGTTGATGATCATCGGCTTCCGCTCCGGATGCCCGGGCGCCGCCATGCGCTGCTTGTCCACCATGACCGCGGCCTGGTTGACCTCGCAGCCGAGGCCGATCAGGATGTAGGCGGCGACGTTGGGGTGCTTGGCGTAGCCCGCCAGGACGCGCTGCAGGGCCATGTGGTCCTCGCCGAAAAGCTCGGTGCCGCAGCCCGACTTGTGCGTGACGGCGAGGACGCCGTCGATGTTCGGATAGTCCTTCGATACGTCGCGGAACTTGTCCTTGACGAACTGGCTGACGCTGGCCGAGCAGTTGACGCCGGAGATGATGGCGACGTAGTTACGCGTGCCGACGCGCCCATCCTCGCGCTTGTAGCCGTCGAAGTAGCGCATCTTGTCCGGCGTGTAGAAGTCCACCGGCCGCACGTCGGTGCCGATCTCGTACTCGCGGTGGAGGTCGCCCACCGCCAGGTTCTGGGTGTGGACGTGGTCGCCGACGGCAATGTCAACGGTCGCGAAGCCAATCACCTGCCCGTAACGGCGCACCTCTTCGCCTTGGCTACGCGCGCGCCGCGCCACCTTGTGCCCCGGGCGGATGTCCTGGCGGACCTCGATGCGCCCGCCCGCGTCCTCGAGGACGGTGCCGGTGGGGATTTCCTTCTTCGCGATGGCAACATCGTCCCCGGGGTTGAGCACGATGGCGACATCAGTGATCGCGACGGTTGCCATAGACGCCTCCTGTGGGCCTGCGGTATGCGGGTGAATCTACAGGCCGGGCGACGAATTTGCAAGGATGCGGGTAGACGGCAGCCTGCCATTGACGTCGGTCCCGCGCGCGTTCATAGTCTGTCTACGCATGGCCGCACCGCCCAAAACCCAGTACGCCAAGAGCGGGCGAGTCCACATCGCCTACCAGGTGCTCGGCGAGGGCCCGCTCGACCTGGTCTGGATACCCGGCTTTGTCTCGCACGTCGAGCTTGCCTGGGAGATGCCTGCCGCCGCGCGCTTCTTCCGTCACCTCGCCTCCTTCGGCCGGCTTATCCTGTTCGACAAGCGGGGCACAGGCCTCTCCGATGCGGTCCCGGTAGACCAGCTGCCGACGCTCGAGCAGCGGATGGACGACGTGCGCGCAGTGATGGACGCCGCGGGATCGGGGACCGCCGCACTGCTCGGCCTTTCGGAAGGCGGCCCCATGGGTCTGCTCTTCGCCGCGACGCATCCCCAGAGGACCCGCGCGCTCGTCATCATCAGCTCCTTCGCACGGATAGCCCGGGCGCCGGACTACGAGTTCGGCACCGACGCCGACGCGTTCGATCGGTATCTGGAGCGGTTGGACCGTGACTGGGGCACCGGCTTCGGGTTCCGCGCGCTCTTCCCCGGCCACGCTGGCGACGAGGCGATGCACCAGTGGTGGTCCCGATTTCAACGGTCCGCCGCGAGCCCGGGGGCGTCGGTGGCGCTCCAGCGGATGACGTTTGCCACGGACGTGCGTTCCGTTCTGCCGACGATCCGCGTTCCCACGCTCATTCTCCATCGAACGGGCGATCGCTTCGTGCCTGTCCAGCACGGCCGCTACATGGCCGAGCGCATTCCCGGCGCCCGTTACGTTGAATTGCCCGGAGACGACCACATCCCATCCCTCGGCGAGAGCGAGGCGATGCTCGGCGAAATACAGGAGTTCCTGACCGGCACCCGTGATCGCGTCGAGCCGGACCGGGTCCTCGCCACCGTGCTCTTCACCGACATCGTGGGCTCGACGGAGCGGGCCGCCCAGCTCGGCGACCAGCGCTGGCGCGAGCTGCTCGAAAGCTACTACGAGCTGGCGCGCCGCGAGCTCACGCGCTTCCGCGGGCGCGAGGTGGACACCGCCGGTGACGGCTTCTTCGCCGCCTTCGACGGACCCGCCCGCGCCATCCGCTGCGCCGAGGCGATCAGCAAAGGGGTTCGGCCCCTCGGCATCGAGATCCGCGCGGGGCTCCACACGGGCGAGTGCGAGGTCATCGGCGAGAAGGTCGGGGGCATCGCCGTCCACATCGGCGCCCGGGTCGCCTCGCTCGCGCGAGCAGGCGAGGTCCTCGTGTCCAACACCGTGAAGGACCTCGTCGCGGGCTCTGGCATCGGTTTCGAGGATCGGGGAACACAGACACTCAAGGGTGTCCCTGGCGAATGGCGCCTCTTCGCTGTCGCGCCTGCCAAGTGAGCTCCCTGCGCGTGCCCAGCATCGCCCTGCCATACTCCAAGGAGAAGCCATGAAGAAGAAGATCTCGAGCCCGCACGTGCCCGATCCGCCTCCCCAGACCTGGTCCAACTGCCTCGTCGTGGGCAACCAGGTATTCATCGCCGGGATGGTCGCCCGGGGGCCGGTGGGCCTCGTGGGCGGCGAGAGCATGTACGCCCAGGCGCAGGCCATCTTCACCAAGATCAAGCATCTGATGGAGGCGGCCGGCGGGGCCATGGACGACATCGTCAAGGTCGTGATCTTCGTGACGGACATCAAGCGGCGCGAGGAAGTGTGGAAGGCGCGCCGCGAGGCCTTCACCGGCGACTTCCCCGTCTCGACCCTCGTCGAGGTCCGGGCCCTGGCCGCGCCGGAGTTCCTCGTCGAGGTCGAAGCGATCGGCGTGCTGGGCGCTGGGAGGAAGTAACCGCCCCCTCACCCTGCCCTCTCCCCCGATGGGGGAGAGGGGAATAAGAAAGAAGGGCTTACCTAGAGCGGAGCTTGCGGGCCGCCTCGGCGCGCATCTGCTGCATCGCGCGCGTCTCCTGGTCGGAGTAGCGCTCGTCCTTCCAGGGGTCGGCGTGCATGTGGTAGCCGTTGACCTCCCAGAATCCGGGCGGGTTGACGTCGAGGAACTCGAGCCCTCGGAGCCACTTGGCGCTCTTCCAGAAGTAGAGCTTGGGCACGACGAGCCGCAGCGGCCCGCCGTGGTCGGGCTCGAGATCCTTGCCGTCGTGTTTGAGCGACAGCACGACGTCGTCGTCCACGAGGTCGTCGAGCGGCAGGTTCGTCGTGTAGTCGGGGTCGGCGTGGATCATGACGAACTTGGCCTCGGGCTTGAGGCGCACGCGCTTCATGATCTCGCGGATGTGGACGCCCTCGAAGCGGTTGTCGAGCCGCGACCAGCGCGTCACGCAGTGGATGTCGCAGTGGACCTCCGTGCGCGGGAGCGCGAGGAACTCGTCCCACGTCCACGTCACTTCGTCATCCACGAGGCCGAAGCAGCGGAAGGTCCAGGTCTTCGGGTTGAACTTCGGCGTCAGCCCATAGGTCAGCACCGGCCACTTGGTGGTCAATGACTGGCCTGGGGGAGTCCGCTTCGCCAGATCCTCTGAGTTCGCGCTCATGCGACTAGCATCCCACACCTACCCCGCGAAGCGGTAGCCCTGGCCGTGGACGGTCAGGATGTAGACGGGGCGCTCGGGGTCGTCCTCAAACTTCTGCCTGAGCCGGAGAATGTGGGTGTCCACGGTCCGTGTCGTCGGGAACTGCTCGTACCCCCAGACCTCGTCGAGCAGTCTGTCGCGCGTAATGATCTCGTCGCGGTGCTCGACCAGGTAGCGCAGCAGGTCGAACTCCTTGCGCGTGAGCCGCACCTCCTTGCCTGCCCGGAAGATCTGCCGGCCTCGCAGCCGGATCCGCACGTCCCCGAACGCGAACTCCTCGAACTTCTGCCTCGGCCCGGGACGCCGCAGCACCGCCCGGATCCTGGCCATGAGTTCGCGGAGACCGAAGGGCTTGGTGACGTAGTCGTCGGCGCCCAGCTCGAGCCCCTGCACGCGGTCGGCCTCCTCGCCCCGGGCCGTGAGCATGATCACCGGGATGTCGAGACCCTTCGCGCGGAGCTCGCGGCAGACATCCCAGCCGCTCATGCCGGGCATCATGATGTCGAGGAGGACGAGGTCGGGCGCCTCGGCTAACGCCAGGGCGAGCCCGCGCCGGCCGTCGGTCGCCGACAGCGTCTGGTAGCCCTCAAAGCGCAGGTTGTCCTCGAGCCCCCGCACCATCTCCGGCTCGTCGTCCACGATCAGGATCCGGGGCATGCTAGCGCTCTCCCGCGACAGGCAAGAAAAGGGTGAAGCGGCTGCCCTCGCCCGGGCGGCTCTCGACGCTCACGCGGCCCCCGTGGGCCTCCGCGATGTGCTTGACCAGCGCCAGGCCCACCCCGCTACCCCGGCTGCCTTGCGTCTCACTCCGTCCGATGCGATAGAACTTCTCGAAGATTCGCTCCATCTCGGCCGCCGGGATGCCGATGCCCTCGTCCGCGACCTCGATAGCCACCCGGTCGCCCTCGGCCCGGGCGGAGACGGCGAGCCGCCGGCGCTCGCCCGAGTACTTGATGGCGTTATCCACGAGGTTGCCCAGCGCCTGCTTGACGGCCGCGGGATCCATGGGCACATCAGGCAGGTCGGGCGCCACCACCACGTCCACCTTGAAGCCCCGCTGGGCCAGCGGGTAGCGGAACGCCTCCATCACGTCGTGGACCAGGGGCTCGACCGGGTGCGGGGCAATGTCGTAGCGCTGGCGCCCGCTCTCGATGCGCGAGAAGTCCAGCACGTTGTCGATGAGCCGCGTCAGCCTCTCGCTCTCCCGCGTGATGACGGCGTAGTACTCGCGCCGCGTCGCGTCGTCGGGGGCGCGCCCGAGCTCGAGCGTTTCGCCGAACATGCGGATCAGCGACAGCGGGGTCTTGAGATCGTGCGAGACGTTGGCGACGAAGTCGGACTTGAGCCTTGCCATCTCGGACTCGCGCCTGACCACGCGGTAGGTCGCGCCCAGCCCCACCGCGATCACGACCAGGAGCAGCGCGAAGGCCGCCGTGAAGAGCATCGCCTGCCGCCTGACGCCGCTGACCGGCGAAACGCCGTCGGGCTGGTAGAGGGCCACGCGCCAGGTGGGGAGCGCCTCGCCGAACGCCACGGTGAGGACGCGCTGCGCCCGGTCGATCGGGCGCGACGGGTACACCTGGTTGTCGGCGCGGTCCAGCACGGCGAGCACGCTCGGCCCCTCGAGGCCGCCCAGGGTCTTGGCCAGGACCTCGCGCTTGACCGCCTCTTCGCTGCGCCCCAGGGCGGCCAGAACGGGGACGCTGGAGGGCCCCGGCATGACGGCGGCCAGCACGACCTGGTCGTTTACGAGGAGGTGGCGGCGCCCGCCGCGCTCCCAGAACCCCTGCGGGATCTCGAGCAGAAGGCTGGGGTACGCATCGAGGCCGCCCGGCGGGTAGAGCACGCGGCCCTGGCGGTCGATCAGGCTGACGCGGTCGAAGAGGGGGTTCTTGCGGCTCCAGGCCTCGAGGGACTCGGCGCGGAAGATCGGCTCCATCAGGATGACCTGCAGGCTCGAGAGGCACTCCTCCTCGGTCTTGAGGATGGCCATCTCGACCTTCTCGGCGGCCATGGTGGCCATGTCGCGCGCCTGCTCGCGAAAGAGGAGCTCCGCCGAAGCCTGCCACTGGCGCAGCGAGACATAGCCGAGCACGGCCAGGACGGCGGTGGCGGCGATGACCGCCCCGAAGATGAGGAGGCGGGCCCGGTTCACTTCTCCGCGAGCAGCTTCCTGATCAGCGTTTCGGTCTCCTCGTAGTCGCCCTCGCCGATATGGGTGTAGCGGACGACACCCTTCCTGTCTACCACCACCAGGGCCGGCCAGTACTGGTTGCCGAAGCGGTTCCAGATACTGAACTCGTTGTCCTGGACCACCGGGTAGGCGACCTTGAGGTCCTTCGTCGCCTTGACCACCTTGTCGTACGGCCGCTCCCAGGTGAACTCGGGGGCGTGCACGCCGACGATGGTCAAGCCGTCTTTCTCGTACTTCCCGTGCCAGTCCCGCAACTGCGGGATCACGTTCTTGCAGTTGTATCAGCCGAAGGTCCAGAACTCCACGGCGACCACGCGCCCGCGCAGCTTCTCCATGCTGAGGGGCTCGCTGTTGATCCACGGCCCGCCCGTGATCTCGGGCGCGGGCTGACCGACCCGCGCCGTGAAGGCCTCGGGTCCGGGCGGCATCGCCAGGAACGCCAGCGCCGCTACGAGCCCCACCGCCGCCGTCCACGTCCAAAGTCTCTTCATGGCCATGAGCCTACCGCCTCCCGGGCGCTCGGGTGTCACGCCCCTGTCAATTCTACCCTCCGGGGCCCCGCCGGCGCCCCGGCATAGAGGTTGGATACCTCCCGGTAACCGCCTTATACTGATAGGTGGCGAGAGGGTGGGCATGGGCCCGCCCGGAACCACTGGCGCCATTGGGCAACACCCGAACAGGAAAGGCATTGGATGAGCGATGACAGGAAGTTGGCGATGTTCATGGATTTCGAGAACATCGTCCGGGGAGTG is from Candidatus Methylomirabilota bacterium and encodes:
- a CDS encoding HAMP domain-containing sensor histidine kinase, producing MNRARLLIFGAVIAATAVLAVLGYVSLRQWQASAELLFREQARDMATMAAEKVEMAILKTEEECLSSLQVILMEPIFRAESLEAWSRKNPLFDRVSLIDRQGRVLYPPGGLDAYPSLLLEIPQGFWERGGRRHLLVNDQVVLAAVMPGPSSVPVLAALGRSEEAVKREVLAKTLGGLEGPSVLAVLDRADNQVYPSRPIDRAQRVLTVAFGEALPTWRVALYQPDGVSPVSGVRRQAMLFTAAFALLLVVIAVGLGATYRVVRRESEMARLKSDFVANVSHDLKTPLSLIRMFGETLELGRAPDDATRREYYAVITRESERLTRLIDNVLDFSRIESGRQRYDIAPHPVEPLVHDVMEAFRYPLAQRGFKVDVVVAPDLPDVPMDPAAVKQALGNLVDNAIKYSGERRRLAVSARAEGDRVAIEVADEGIGIPAAEMERIFEKFYRIGRSETQGSRGSGVGLALVKHIAEAHGGRVSVESRPGEGSRFTLFLPVAGER
- a CDS encoding redoxin domain-containing protein — its product is MIPQLRDWHGKYEKDGLTIVGVHAPEFTWERPYDKVVKATKDLKVAYPVVQDNEFSIWNRFGNQYWPALVVVDRKGVVRYTHIGEGDYEETETLIRKLLAEK
- a CDS encoding sulfite oxidase-like oxidoreductase; protein product: MSANSEDLAKRTPPGQSLTTKWPVLTYGLTPKFNPKTWTFRCFGLVDDEVTWTWDEFLALPRTEVHCDIHCVTRWSRLDNRFEGVHIREIMKRVRLKPEAKFVMIHADPDYTTNLPLDDLVDDDVVLSLKHDGKDLEPDHGGPLRLVVPKLYFWKSAKWLRGLEFLDVNPPGFWEVNGYHMHADPWKDERYSDQETRAMQQMRAEAARKLRSR
- a CDS encoding Rid family hydrolase; amino-acid sequence: MKKKISSPHVPDPPPQTWSNCLVVGNQVFIAGMVARGPVGLVGGESMYAQAQAIFTKIKHLMEAAGGAMDDIVKVVIFVTDIKRREEVWKARREAFTGDFPVSTLVEVRALAAPEFLVEVEAIGVLGAGRK
- a CDS encoding altronate dehydratase family protein, with protein sequence MATVAITDVAIVLNPGDDVAIAKKEIPTGTVLEDAGGRIEVRQDIRPGHKVARRARSQGEEVRRYGQVIGFATVDIAVGDHVHTQNLAVGDLHREYEIGTDVRPVDFYTPDKMRYFDGYKREDGRVGTRNYVAIISGVNCSASVSQFVKDKFRDVSKDYPNIDGVLAVTHKSGCGTELFGEDHMALQRVLAGYAKHPNVAAYILIGLGCEVNQAAVMVDKQRMAAPGHPERKPMIINIQEAGGIKKTVEKAAAEVAKLLPMANAAQRSKQPVSEITLATNCGGSDGNSGITANPALGWAVDELVRYGGTGVLAETPEIYGAEHLLIRRAVSEGVAKKLIDRYKWWEWYCRGIERMDNNPAPGNKAGGITTVFEKSLGGVSKGGTTPMMDVFLYGEAITTRGFVFMDTPGHDPVSITGLVAGGCNLICFTTGRGSVFGCKPVPSIKLATNSLMYRHMQEDMDINCGVILEGTPLPEVGRQIFEEIVAVASGKRSKSELSGVGEEEFAPWIIGPVM
- a CDS encoding adenylate/guanylate cyclase domain-containing protein, which produces MAAPPKTQYAKSGRVHIAYQVLGEGPLDLVWIPGFVSHVELAWEMPAAARFFRHLASFGRLILFDKRGTGLSDAVPVDQLPTLEQRMDDVRAVMDAAGSGTAALLGLSEGGPMGLLFAATHPQRTRALVIISSFARIARAPDYEFGTDADAFDRYLERLDRDWGTGFGFRALFPGHAGDEAMHQWWSRFQRSAASPGASVALQRMTFATDVRSVLPTIRVPTLILHRTGDRFVPVQHGRYMAERIPGARYVELPGDDHIPSLGESEAMLGEIQEFLTGTRDRVEPDRVLATVLFTDIVGSTERAAQLGDQRWRELLESYYELARRELTRFRGREVDTAGDGFFAAFDGPARAIRCAEAISKGVRPLGIEIRAGLHTGECEVIGEKVGGIAVHIGARVASLARAGEVLVSNTVKDLVAGSGIGFEDRGTQTLKGVPGEWRLFAVAPAK
- a CDS encoding response regulator transcription factor → MPRILIVDDEPEMVRGLEDNLRFEGYQTLSATDGRRGLALALAEAPDLVLLDIMMPGMSGWDVCRELRAKGLDIPVIMLTARGEEADRVQGLELGADDYVTKPFGLRELMARIRAVLRRPGPRQKFEEFAFGDVRIRLRGRQIFRAGKEVRLTRKEFDLLRYLVEHRDEIITRDRLLDEVWGYEQFPTTRTVDTHILRLRQKFEDDPERPVYILTVHGQGYRFAG